Genomic segment of Thermodesulfobacteriota bacterium:
AAGAGCTCTCCGCGCAGGAAGACGACGACCGCCGCGAGCGTCCCGAGGTGGAGCAGGAGGTCGAATGCCAGCTCCGGTTGCCGCAGGCCCAGGAGATGCTGCGCGAGGAACAGGTGGGCGGAGCTGCTCACCGGAAGGAACTCGGTCGCCCCCTGGATGGCCCCCAGGAGGGCCGCCTCGAGGACCGTCACCTCCCGGACCCGGTGCGGGCTTCCGACACGGCCGTTTCCATCATTTCGCGGATCCGGCGGACGGTCTCCTCGTCCCGCCCCTCGAAGCGGAGCACGATCACCGGCTGTGTGTTCGAGGCGCGGACCAGCCCCCATCCTCCGTCGAACAGCGCCCGGATCCCGTCGACGTCGATGACCTCGCGCGCCTTGGGGGCGACGGCCTCCGCCACCGCCTTCACGACGCGGAACTTGATCTCGTCGGGGCAGTCGACCCGGATCTCGGGAGTGGAC
This window contains:
- a CDS encoding phosphomannomutase; this encodes STPEIRVDCPDEIKFRVVKAVAEAVAPKAREVIDVDGIRALFDGGWGLVRASNTQPVIVLRFEGRDEETVRRIREMMETAVSEARTGSGR